CGTACCGCTATGGGGGCATCCCTGGGCTCCACTATAGCTATGCAATTTCGGCCCGGGGGGTGGGGTACGTGGTCGTCGCCGTACGCGGGCCCGGGGGTGGACGGCGGAGCGGCCCGCGGCTCGTCCAGCGGATCCCACTGCACTTCATCCCGCACCGCGACGACGGGCCCCGAGCGCCGCGGCGGCTCGGAACGATACGGCGGGCGGCGCTTGGAGCGCGGCGGGTGCGCCGGCTGGCGTGACCGGGCGCCGCGCGACCCGCCGTCGTCGTCGCTGGCGGCGGTCCCTGCGCCGGCATCCTGCTCATCCGGGCCGCCCAGCGCGTCGGGCAGGGCGATCTGAACCGGCGGGGTCGGCGCACGCCCGGTCGCGCCGCCCTCGCTGCCCGCCGCGTCCGGCTCGTGCGGCGAACCGAACGACGGCTCGTAGTCGCCGTGTCCATCCTCGCCGTGCTGCGCGGCCGGCCGATCCTCCGCCGATTCCTGCACGGAGCCCGCGGCGAAGGCAGCGGTGCCGGCGTGCGCCGCCGCCGGACGGCTCGCGTAGGATTCGTCTCCGATCGCCCGCGCCAGTGCCGCCACGAACCCGGCGGCCGAAGCCGACCGGATGCCCGGGTCCTCCGCCAACGCGTTGCGGAACGCCTGCTGGAGGCCCGCAGGGTCGGCGACGTCCGGCTGCAAATCGACCAGGTCGGCGATCGCCTCGTCGCCGGCCGCCGACGGCCGCGTGCCGGTGAGCAGCTCGTAGGCCAGCACCGCCACGGCGAAGCGATCCGCCGGCGGTCCCCAGCGGCGACCCGCCATCAC
Above is a genomic segment from Acidobacteriota bacterium containing:
- a CDS encoding protein kinase; amino-acid sequence: MGNLPHGTIRKPAGGFRPLTREDAGEFPVPGAFGPYRVMHQVGTGVLGPVYLARESDGDRAVAIKSFHLDLTPEQVEVFANALAHIVNVEASHPAIVAPLAAGLESGTPFMAYEYVEAESLDVVLRREGRPAEGLAWISALADAVDAAHALGLVHGALHLRDVLVTSEGVCATGFGIASALEHVQLGFPVRRPYTAPEVMAGRRWGPPADRFAVAVLAYELLTGTRPSAAGDEAIADLVDLQPDVADPAGLQQAFRNALAEDPGIRSASAAGFVAALARAIGDESYASRPAAAHAGTAAFAAGSVQESAEDRPAAQHGEDGHGDYEPSFGSPHEPDAAGSEGGATGRAPTPPVQIALPDALGGPDEQDAGAGTAASDDDGGSRGARSRQPAHPPRSKRRPPYRSEPPRRSGPVVAVRDEVQWDPLDEPRAAPPSTPGPAYGDDHVPHPPGRNCIAIVEPRDAPIAVR